TTCCAACGATTCGGGATGCTGTTTTTGCGGGTTATCGTCCATGCAAACGATGTCATCCATTAGAAGTGTATGGGACATTGCCAGATTGGGTTGCAACGTTGATGCAGCGCGTGGAAACTTCACCCGATGCCAAAATCACAGCCACAGAGCTTCGTTCGCTGGGTCTGACTCCTGAACGAGTCCGACGCTGGTTTCGAGAGTATTACGGCATGACGTTTGTAGAATGGTGTCGCGGACGACGCTTGGCGAATGCTTTCATTCAAATCCGAGCGGGAACCACACTCGATGATGTTATCTTCACGAATCAATATGAATCTCATAGTGGTTTTAGAGAAGCCTTCAGTAAAGTCTTTGGTGTTCCGCCAGGGCAAAGCCAAAGCAGTGATTTTATTGCAACGCAAATGTTAGAAACACCGCTAGGAGCATTGCTGGTTGGTGCAGTCAGTGAAGGCGTATGTTTGATCGAATACACCGATAGGCGAATGCTAGAGCATAACTATGCCACAATTCGTAAACGGTTTGGCTATCCAGTTCTGCCTGTCACCAATTCTCATATCGAGTGTTTGCGAGATGAACTTTCTCGTTATTTTGTGGGTAAATTGACCAAGTTTACGATTCCTTTAGTGCTTGGCGGTACTGCGTTTCAAGAACAAGTTTGGTCAGAGCTACAGCGCATCCCCTACGGAAAAACAATCTCTTACGATG
The DNA window shown above is from Gloeocapsopsis sp. IPPAS B-1203 and carries:
- a CDS encoding methylated-DNA--[protein]-cysteine S-methyltransferase codes for the protein MTLKLSPSHIEMEQAFYRKDASYDGVFFVAVRTTGIFCRPSCPARPKPENIEFFPTIRDAVFAGYRPCKRCHPLEVYGTLPDWVATLMQRVETSPDAKITATELRSLGLTPERVRRWFREYYGMTFVEWCRGRRLANAFIQIRAGTTLDDVIFTNQYESHSGFREAFSKVFGVPPGQSQSSDFIATQMLETPLGALLVGAVSEGVCLIEYTDRRMLEHNYATIRKRFGYPVLPVTNSHIECLRDELSRYFVGKLTKFTIPLVLGGTAFQEQVWSELQRIPYGKTISYDELAQHINQPTAVRAVARANGMNRINILIPCHRVVGKNGQLTGYGGGLWRKRLLLELERTGELPGNEIIQ